The Mercenaria mercenaria strain notata unplaced genomic scaffold, MADL_Memer_1 contig_3335, whole genome shotgun sequence genomic sequence TACCTTCTGTTCACTCTTTGCAGGAACTGATCTCATCTGTTTACAATCTCTGGCTATATGTCCGGCTTTATGGCAAATAAAGCAACTCTTCGGTACTGTAACCTTGCTGCCTTGTCTACAGTCTCGCGCTAAATGACCTGCTTTATTACAAACAAAGCAAACCTTTCGCAATCCACTCTTCTCATCAGTCGTCCAACTTGAAGGATCACTACTGCTGGCGTTGTACTTTCTTTGTGGCATGAGGTTCTTCGACATTGATGATGGCATTCCCTTATGTGCTTCGATGTATTGCTCTGCAAGCCATTGACTTTGGTACTCTCTCTTTCAAGAACACTGCTAATTCAGCGGAGGAACCTTCTATAAACTGCTCTCTTACCATAAGATCACATAGGGATTCGTACGTCTTTTCTATTCCCGCCAATTTAGTCCAACGGTTAAAGTATCTCTTCAACCTTGGCCACGAATTGGAAGACTGACTCTCCTGGTTCCGGTCTGCTCCGTCGAAATTTAGA encodes the following:
- the LOC128552971 gene encoding uncharacterized protein LOC128552971 gives rise to the protein MPSSMSKNLMPQRKYNASSSDPSSWTTDEKSGLRKVCFVCNKAGHLARDCRQGSKVTVPKSCFICHKAGHIARDCKQMRSVPAKSEQKVATLCVQMEEENSPLKNNTEDGILKLASGESVPILAGVCTIDMLQGERNLEIQREFVGTNK